In Aspergillus fumigatus Af293 chromosome 4, whole genome shotgun sequence, one genomic interval encodes:
- a CDS encoding transcription factor domain-containing protein encodes MPAAKSQVRSQIPCGNCVASETQCVTATLTPRRRRFQEKVLLDRLRHYEGLLRQHNIDFEPLHPQAKPDPVGAAVSRACGRSEPARAQTPVQSQAVPTLLQEVTNEFFCSDLWQAISRVSRCAGRQKKNTWDHHVEQPEANDQTDDNFLFGQPQVNVNVLVLHPEQVQIFRLWQIYLENVNPLLKVTHTPTLQPRIVDAVCDLGNIHPTLEALMFSIYCIAVMSLTDNECHRLLRSSKEDLLARYRLGCRQLLIKCRPWQFTNVDGLTAVYLYLVSVSPQTDPRSLSSMLAAALRIAQRMGLHNESTYTPYTAVEAEMRRRLWWSLVIFDHRMCEMSDYKVTTLTPTWDCQIPLNVNDVEIRPDTNSWAPNNEKPTEALFAVVCSELADRIRHTTFHINFVNPVLAAVAKAKNPGRMFIPADDEMLTIQKTIEEKYLAFCDPTDPLRYMAIWTTRGYLARNRLLEHYARHLTSPAMQQTDAQRNAALFYALQMLDRYRWLVDFHVPALAYIHVLNDLKKRPTESHVEKAWQAMSKNYEARVMHPKPSGQGIFTVFARAVLQTWGAREVFLRQQGMPVETPQIVLDIRNKVGQRSSDSSMVPSCGTGEPPHSSIAIGTSSETVPTQMSFSGHSADGQGFPDPDLGPSSFPEVAGSPGMDINLD; translated from the exons ATGCCAGCAGCGAAAAGTCAGGTGCGATCACAAATCCCCTGTGGGAATTGTGTCGCATCTGAAACGCAGTGTGTTACTGCAACGCTCACTCCGCGACGTCGTCGATTTCAAGAGAAAGTTTTATTAGACCGTCTGCGCCATTACGaaggccttcttcgccaacaTAACATTGATTTCGAACCTCTGCATCCCCAGGCCAAGCCGGACCCTGTCGGCGCGGCTGTCTCTCGGGCGTGTGGACGGTCAGAACCGGCGAGGGCACAGACCCCTGTCCAGTCGCAGGCAGT CCCAACTTTACTACAGGAGGTAACTAACGAGTTCTTTTGTAGCGACCTCTGGCAGGCCATTAGCCGAGTA TCCAGATGCGCAGGCcgacaaaaaaaaaacaccTGGGACCATCACGTCGAACAGCCGGAAGCAAACGACCAGACCGATGATAATTTTCTGTTTGGTCAGCCACAGGTTAATGTGAATGTCCTCGTCTTGCATCCCGAACAAGTCCAGATCTTTAGGCTCTGGCAGATATATCTGGAGAATGTCAATCCCCTGCTAAAAGTCACCCATACGCCGACGCTCCAGCCACGGATTGTCGATGCGGTCTGTGACCTTGGAAATATTCATCCTACCTTGGAGGCACTCATGTTTAGCATATACTGCATCGCGGTCATGAGTCTGACTGATAACGAATGTCATCGGCTGCTCAGATCGTCCAAGGAAGACCTGCTTGCGCGCTACCGGTTGGGGTGTCGACAATTGCTGATCAAGTGTCGGCCCTGGCAGTTTACCAATGTCGATGGCTTGACCGCAGTGTACCTCTATTTG GTCTCCGTTTCGCCGCAGACAGACCCTCGCTCGCTCTCCTCTATGCTGGCCGCGGCCCTCCGAATTGCACAACGGATGGGGCTTCACAATGAGTCGACGTACACTCCATACACTGCCGTAGAGGCTGAGATGCGCCGAAGACTCTGGTGGTCATTGGTGATTTTTGATCATCGCATGTGCGAGATGTCCGACTACAAGGTCACCACGTTGACACCCACTTGGGACTGCCAGATTCCGTTAAACGTCAACGACGTTGAGATTCGACCCGACACCAATTCCTGGGCCCCCAACAACGAGAAGCCGACTGAGGCGCTGTTCGCAGTTGTTTGTAGCGAGCTCGCCGACCGGATTCGCCATACCACCTTCCACATTAACTTTGTCAACCCGGTACTGGCGGCGGTGGCTAAGGCAAAGAATCCTGGCCGCATGTTCATTCCTGCAGACGATGAGATGTTGACTATCCAGAAGACAATCGAGGAAAAATACCTCGCTTTTTGCGACCCCACCGACCCGCTCCGTTATATGGCAATCTGGACGACGCGCGGCTACCTGGCCAGAAACCGCCTGCTGGAGCACTATGCGCGGCACCTGACGTCGCCAGCAATGCAGCAGACAGACGCTCAGCGCAACGCTGCCCTGTTCTACGCTCTACAGATGTTGGA TCGGTACCGATGGCTCGTAGATTTCCATGTCCCCGCCCTGGCATACATCCACGTCCTGAACGACCTAAAGAAGAGACCCACAGAAAGCCACGTGGAGAAGGCCTGGCAGGCCATGAGCAAGAATTACGAAGCGCGAGTCATGCATCCAAAGCCCAGCGGGCAGGGTATCTTCACCGTCTTTGCAAGGGCGGTTCTCCAAACTTGGGGAGCGAGGGAGGTATTCCTCCGACAACAGGGCATGCCGGTGGAGACACCCCAGATTGTGTTGGATATTCGCAACAAGGTAGGGCAGAGGAGTTCGGATTCTTCGATGGTACCGAGCTGCGGCACTGGAGAACCGCCTCACAGCAGCATCGCGATCGGTACCAGTTCAGAGACCGTTCCCACGCAGATGAGCTTCTCTGGGCACAGTGCCGATGGACAAGGCTTCCCAGATCCGGACCTAGGACCCAGCAGCTTCCCCGAGGTTGCTGGATCGCCCGGAATGGATATTAATTTAGATTAA